The nucleotide window TTCTGAGTGGACCTGAGTACACAGAAGTcactggtatttttatttttgcctctGTTCCATATTCTACAGAGATTAGCTTGCCTTCAGCCTGACCATACTGTAGGCGAAGGAGATCTTTGACTTCCCTCTTTTCCCACACTACTCCACTCTGCCAGAAGGAATTTGAATCTTGTACTTCACTGAAGTACCACTCGATTTTGGCCTTGTGAACAAGACTGTTCAGCCCCTTCTTCTGCCCCAGGTAGAACAGTGTGCTCGGCTGCTTGGACCTGCACATGCGCTTGTACTGTCTCCTGAAGGATCGATTCAGGGAGGAGACATACTTTTCTATGAGTGTGGAATCTTGATCTAGCTCTTTGTTTTCTGGCCAGAATAGGAGGCAGGCCAGGAAATAAGGATCAGGATATGGATGACTTAGTCCCACGAGTTGTAGGACTTCTCGGAGCTTTGTTTTCAGTGTGTTAAATGGCAGGATGTACTTGGAAGTGGGCTTTAGACAACTGAGAATAATGTTGGCCAAAATGAAATTCTGTGTCTCCTTTGTCAGCCCCTTGGTCACTCGCTTGGTTAGGCCTTGCTGTAATAGGAAGGTGTAGTCCTTCACTATATTTTCCATATTGTTAGCCTCTTTATGGTTTGGACGAAGATATTCAAGGAGTCCTGAAAATGTATCTGCTCTCCATGCTTCTATGCGTTTCCTACAATTCTCCTCTAGGAGTAACTGGTTCTCTTTGCCCTGTAACAAATTGGTGTCCAATCGGCAGAAAAGTTCTACATATTTCTTGAAACACTTGCTGACTTTCCTAATTAGTGAGAGTTCTGTCATTTCTTTTGGGGTGGTCCTTGGCTTTAGAAGACCCATAtaatccaaaaaaaaatcaaagcatcgTTTCAAATCTGACTGTAAATTCTCTAGGTGGGATGTAGAGTTGCTGAGAACAGCATAATATTCATCTTTTGGGTCTGGAGGGGTGATCCCCTTTCCAGATAAAAATTGTACCATAGCGTCTTtcaacatttcattttctttgtggaaAAGGGGTGTGAGTTGAAGAATCTGGATAGTGTCAAGACCCACTTCTATTTCACCGAAGAACCCTGCTGTGTTGTATGTGTCATATCTTCTTTGGGACTTCTGTGGTGACCAGGCCTCTGTTTCATACTCTTCAAATTCAGTTTGCTGCTGAGACTCTTTGAATGCTTTGGAGGCCTTTCCAGCGATTTCTAGCAAACGTTTTAGATCATCCACACTAATATTTCTACAGGTCTTATTTTCACCCAACCACTGTTTGATCTCACTTTTGTAAACTTGACCAAGTGTATCTGAAATGTAGGAATTCTTAGATGCTTTCCTTTTGGCTAAATTTGCCCAGACCAGAGCAGTactaaatttcttctttttaatatagAAATGTCTTGCTAAAGCTTGACAAATGAATGCATTTTCTGGGAATCGATCACTTCCTGCAGTCAAGATCTTTTCAATTTCCTCATTCTGCAATTCTTCCATTAATGGGGAAAACAGAGTGTCTGTTTCAGCTCCATGCTCCTTACGTTGTCTTGTAAGCAAGAGAGTTTGCACATCATGCTTAAATTTGTCTCTTCCTATTCCAGAGTCATAGAATACATTCTCTTCTAGTATATTCAATGCAATTTGACACTTGTCCATTCCATAGCTCATTTCCAGTTCTTTTAAACAGTTGATGGCAATCAGAGGGTGAATGAGACGTATACCAGTGTATCTCCCATATTCTGAAACTTCTGTTCTGATTAGAAGTGTGGAATAAGTTCCCATGTTGTCTTCTACACTTTTAGGTTTCTTATCTTTCCTGTTGAAAGTGCTTGTGGTTCCCAAAAATATTTCACACTGTGATACTGAAATGATAGAATCTGTAACATAAGAGTTGAGTAATGCCAGGTAAGAAATGAGCTGGGCTTTCCTGCTGTGAACGTCCATGTCTTTCAGTGTATTCTTCACTACATTTTGTATGTAAGTTGTGTCAAAATTGCCTTTCAAGATCATGAAGGAATAAAAGTTTTCACAATTCTTATGCTCCTTTTTGATTTCTTGTAGTTTGGCCATAAaggctctttgttctttgttaGAAAGTTGGtattttaatgaaatgttttctgctAAGTTTGCACTTTGATCTGGATTCTGAGATCTCATGCAGTTCAGTATGATTACTAATGTTTTTTCATATCtcagatgtttttttttaataaagtaatCGATTTTGTCCCGCAGAGTGTAGGTGTTATCTTGTTCTTCGAAATCATCCACAAGGAGAAGAACAGGAATGTAATCCTGATGGCTGGTAGCCCTGTAGCTTATCAGCCTGCTTACTTGTTCTCCAATCTCTTCAAAATcagttgctttgtttttcaatacaGCACACCGGAACTTCTGTCTTAAGTCCCAGAGAACATTCATAGCCAATGTAGTGCCTCCACAGCCTGGGTGATGGTACAGGTTGATGACTTTGACAAATACTTCTTTAGGAGAGTCTGCACACTGTTGTATTAACGTAGTAAGTTCTTCATAACTATcccttttcacaaaagctgaAGAATAGTGTTCAGAAGAAAAATAGAAGTTCCACCAGGATACTCTGCCTCCTCGATAAAAGTGTTCTTCTCTTGATTTCTTAAATTTTAGGAATTTagatttatctttctctatttctgtatctctACATTCATTTTCACAGAGGATTTCTAGTGCAGACAGGATATCTTCCTCCATTTTCTCCAGGATAACTGAGGAGGATCCATAGGAGGGCAAGAATCTTCTTGAAGACTGAATCACTGATTTCAGTTTAAGGATGGTATTGTTGACCAGTTCTATATTTAAAGTGGAAATGCTATGTTCTGCTAAATCCtctttgattcccagtcttacTTGTAGCAGATCACTCCACCGTTGGTAGATATGTGAGTTGACACAGATACACAACATGTTGTCCATTCCATTGAAAACTTGATAGAAAGTACAAAAAGTCTCAATGAGTGGATCTTTCTGGTTTTCTACTGGAGAAAGTAAGAGAAATACCACCAAAACCTTCCCTCTTACCATTACATTTTCATCTGTGAGAAATGAGATCAGTCCCCTGACCCCAGAAGCTCTGTCTCTCTGCCATAAATGTGGCTCTAAAGGTTGACATGAGTCATTCTGCAAGTCTAATCTGCCATTGCAGAATATCCAGCTGGGCTGCTCATAAAGTTTCagagtagaaattttcttttcCATGCTAGTTTTTTCTTCATACTGACTGGGTAGGTGGAGGTTTGCGACTCGGCTTTCTCTGTAAGCTTTGACTACTCCCTTGATCTGAGAGCAAGGATCAAAATCCAGCACAGCAAACAATTTaatttcctttagaaaatctaaGTGCTCTATGTGATTTGGGGCACAGTTATTTGTTACAAGAATGTACCAGTCATAGTAAGAGTTATCCAGTGAGCCTTGGTGTCTGGTCAAAAGTTTACCTAGCTTTAGCCCCTCACTCTCCTTCTTAGTCACCATCCTGTCTTCCTCTTCAGCCTCTTTTCTAGATGCTGCCCGTGTCTTTATATTCTCTAGAAATTTTTTGAGCTCTCTATCCTGTTGCTTGGGATTGGCCAGTATATTCTTAGAGCTAGCCCCTTCCCTCACAAACAGTGAATTCTCTTTGTTTTGCTTCCAGGTCTTATCTGTGTAACTTTGCATCCTAATGTAGAAATACTTTTCTCTACATATGGAATGTTTGGGAATAACATCTACTTCAATGACAAATCTATCAGATGATGTATTGTTCTGTAGTAGGACTTCCACAAACCTTGGTTCCCGAATACATGCCCTGGCTTCTTTGATGTCACTGTCTTCAAAATACTTTGTGATCATTACATTAAAGTGATTAACGAAGACATCTTTACTGGTGACTTTCACACCGACAATTTGTCCATGTGGTTTGTCCCCAACTCCAAAATGGATAGTGCCATTGGTGCGTGAATTCATACAAGCTGATGCAAATCGGAAAACTTCATTGCTAAATTTCATCTTAATGTCCTCTTCTGTGGctgtttctgtatttgtgagGGCTTTGAATTCATGTACTGGGTCTATGAGATTGAGCGGCCCTGTTTCAGGAACTTGGAGAACAGAATGTTCTATGTAGCGTTTGTCATCATGGAAAGAATCAAAAGGATGCGGCATGCAAGACATCTGTTCTGTTTTAGGTTTATCACCTTCTGTGTCTTTAGTCACTATGTCATTTaacacattttctctcagaaGACTTGGGTCTTGATCTTTATTCTGTCCCATCACTCTGAGATCGTGATTACTATTCAGTGAAATTGatttctcttcctcatttttggtctttttttggtGTTCTTTTATTGAGAGTTTTATATTGCTTAATCGTCTGGAATCTTGATTTTCACATTCAGGGGAATTATTCAATTTGGTATACATACGTCTTATCAGAAGTGCTGGACCCCGTGGCAACCCCATTTCTCTAAGATCTTTTTCAGTTAATTCCTGAAGAACCATCCCCGTCACCTCTTCACTGAGCAGGATTTGAGCATATTTCTCATCAATGTTAAGTTCTTCAGTTATCcattttttcacattttctttggtCCAGTCTTTGATCAATTTAGGTTGAGTTACTTGTTCATTCATGTCAAAGCTTAAAATTTGTTCCTTGAAAACATAATACAATAATATTTTAGCATTGTATTTTATCATTgtataaaaaatcaaaattattactttatacaaattatatatagaaaCATGATGTTTTTCAAGAATAACTTAGAACTGCTTGGTAGTCATTTCCAATTAGTGTCCATTTCACAGGCAATTGTAATTGTGATTCTGGAATAAGCAATAGCTGCTAGCTAGGTGACAACCCTTTTTGTCTGTGATAACTTTCCTTTTCAGACTTCCTTGTGTGGAAGCTGGGATTCTGTAAGTTAAAACTAGGGTCTCCAGGAAGAGAATCACTTTTCATtgaatattttaaactttaaatatatGGACAGCCACAGTAAGCTCATACTCAAACTGATGAGCAAATAAGATAATGACCTGAATAGGCCAAAGCAACtgtaaacatacagaacaatgtGGTGGTACTGTCATACCTGATCTCAAATTATACTCCAGAGCCATAGTGACAAAAGCAACATGGATTTATCACAAGAACAGACTCATAAACCATTGGAATAGACCAGAGGATCCAGAAATAAGTCCTATAGCCACAGTAATCTAATTTTCCACACAAGTGTCAaaagaacacataggaaaaagacAATGTCACCAACAAACACCTCTGGAAAAACTGGACATTCTTAGGAAGAAGGAGACTATTTCTAACTCACATGTATCATATATATGGGATGATTCCTGACTATTTCTTGTAATTGTATGAATAACAAATTTAATTATGACTTATCAGGAATGGGTTAAGCAGTATCAATATGTaagacaactctttctgcatGTTGAGAGTCAGTaattatattaagaggttctgaaaaatctaataataccattataatagcatataattctgatttctgaactgaatcataaggactttgagccactttacttatttttccctGACTCATAACcttcctttcctgatttatttgcattagtACAGAATGTAGCGGCTTCAGAAATTGGGGTACCTTTTTCTATATGAGGTAAAatccaattaattttttttataaactgaaatctCTTGCTGTTTGGATAATAGTTACTTAGTTCTCCataaaaattactgcaagctctttgccagtcttcattttcttcccataATGAAGCAATTTTAGCATTAGTAAAAGACActacaatttctgttgggtccattcctgtcaactgatgaagtcttaattttccttttagaatcaaatcagaaAACTTTTccacatgtctttaattttttactctgtttgtgtaGCAAAAATATCCACTCCAAGAtagtatcttccctctgcattaaagtTTCTGTAGGGGAATgcatagagggtaaaataaccagaatgaaATCAAGCTCTGAATCTAAACAATCCACATGAGtgtcctgtaatttcttttccaccaaaaccaatctctctcagcttcagctgacaattctcttggactatttaagtctttgtcaccttttaaaatttgaaaccAATTACTCAGTTCTTGATTTGTTATTCCAATAGTAAGCTATAGATGGGTAATGTTTGGAAAATCATTAAGAGCCTCCAATTGATCTCTTCtgatttgcaccttttggggatGTATTATAACCCTTGTTAATTAATTAGTAATTAAACACTAatagtaattaatagaatctcctctttgtatttttttcagaagcaatttgtagTCCCAAACatggcaaaattttctttacttcttcaaacatttttactaaagtatctacatttgaatcagctagtaaaacattgtccatataatggtaaattacagATTGAGGATATTGTACATGAATTATTTTCAAATGCTATctaacaaaatattggcacagggtggggctGTGTAACAACCCTTGTGGGAGAACATTCTGTTGATATTTCTTAATGGGTTGAGAATTGTTATAAGTAGgtaccatgaaggcaaatttttctctatctttttattgtaaaggtatagtgaagaaacagtcttttaaatcaataactataataggctatcctttaggtaatagagaaggcagggGGAATTCCAGTCTGTAAAAAGCTCATTGGCTGAATAACATTATTACTAGCTTTTAgctctgttaccattctccattttccagatttctttttaataacaaatacaggataaTTCCAAGACTGgctgattcttcaatatgttgaacatttaacTGCTCCTTTACCAGCTATTCTAAGCCTTGCAATTTTTTTCTGATATCAAAGTCCATTGTTCCACTCAAACATGTTTGTCAgtcagccattttaaaggtagggctgttggta belongs to Peromyscus eremicus chromosome 3, PerEre_H2_v1, whole genome shotgun sequence and includes:
- the Samd9l gene encoding sterile alpha motif domain-containing protein 9-like; this encodes MNEQVTQPKLIKDWTKENVKKWITEELNIDEKYAQILLSEEVTGMVLQELTEKDLREMGLPRGPALLIRRMYTKLNNSPECENQDSRRLSNIKLSIKEHQKKTKNEEEKSISLNSNHDLRVMGQNKDQDPSLLRENVLNDIVTKDTEGDKPKTEQMSCMPHPFDSFHDDKRYIEHSVLQVPETGPLNLIDPVHEFKALTNTETATEEDIKMKFSNEVFRFASACMNSRTNGTIHFGVGDKPHGQIVGVKVTSKDVFVNHFNVMITKYFEDSDIKEARACIREPRFVEVLLQNNTSSDRFVIEVDVIPKHSICREKYFYIRMQSYTDKTWKQNKENSLFVREGASSKNILANPKQQDRELKKFLENIKTRAASRKEAEEEDRMVTKKESEGLKLGKLLTRHQGSLDNSYYDWYILVTNNCAPNHIEHLDFLKEIKLFAVLDFDPCSQIKGVVKAYRESRVANLHLPSQYEEKTSMEKKISTLKLYEQPSWIFCNGRLDLQNDSCQPLEPHLWQRDRASGVRGLISFLTDENVMVRGKVLVVFLLLSPVENQKDPLIETFCTFYQVFNGMDNMLCICVNSHIYQRWSDLLQVRLGIKEDLAEHSISTLNIELVNNTILKLKSVIQSSRRFLPSYGSSSVILEKMEEDILSALEILCENECRDTEIEKDKSKFLKFKKSREEHFYRGGRVSWWNFYFSSEHYSSAFVKRDSYEELTTLIQQCADSPKEVFVKVINLYHHPGCGGTTLAMNVLWDLRQKFRCAVLKNKATDFEEIGEQVSRLISYRATSHQDYIPVLLLVDDFEEQDNTYTLRDKIDYFIKKKHLRYEKTLVIILNCMRSQNPDQSANLAENISLKYQLSNKEQRAFMAKLQEIKKEHKNCENFYSFMILKGNFDTTYIQNVVKNTLKDMDVHSRKAQLISYLALLNSYVTDSIISVSQCEIFLGTTSTFNRKDKKPKSVEDNMGTYSTLLIRTEVSEYGRYTGIRLIHPLIAINCLKELEMSYGMDKCQIALNILEENVFYDSGIGRDKFKHDVQTLLLTRQRKEHGAETDTLFSPLMEELQNEEIEKILTAGSDRFPENAFICQALARHFYIKKKKFSTALVWANLAKRKASKNSYISDTLGQVYKSEIKQWLGENKTCRNISVDDLKRLLEIAGKASKAFKESQQQTEFEEYETEAWSPQKSQRRYDTYNTAGFFGEIEVGLDTIQILQLTPLFHKENEMLKDAMVQFLSGKGITPPDPKDEYYAVLSNSTSHLENLQSDLKRCFDFFLDYMGLLKPRTTPKEMTELSLIRKVSKCFKKYVELFCRLDTNLLQGKENQLLLEENCRKRIEAWRADTFSGLLEYLRPNHKEANNMENIVKDYTFLLQQGLTKRVTKGLTKETQNFILANIILSCLKPTSKYILPFNTLKTKLREVLQLVGLSHPYPDPYFLACLLFWPENKELDQDSTLIEKYVSSLNRSFRRQYKRMCRSKQPSTLFYLGQKKGLNSLVHKAKIEWYFSEVQDSNSFWQSGVVWEKREVKDLLRLQYGQAEGKLISVEYGTEAKIKIPVTSVYSGPLRSGRNIERVSFYLGFSIEGPLAYGIKVI